ATTGTTATCATAAATTTTTTAAAGAATGAAAtcattcaaaaaaaatatttttgaacATTTGAAAAAAATCCCACATTTGAAAAAAATTGTATGTATAGCTAAAAAAATATGGTTCATACAACTAAAAAATGTATGCTAAATTTAGGAAATGTTCATGTGTTTCAAAAAAAAGTGTGACATTTTCAAAAATGTTTAGAAGATGATAAAAGTGTTCAtctatttaaaatatttatgcgtACAATTGAAAAatgtaggttattacctccattcCGAATTATAAGACTTTcaaatatttcaatatggactacatacggattgtAATGCATCAAAAACacacactaaaatgtgtctatacAGATCCGATTTAGAACATCTTGTAATTCAGAATGGAGGatgtaaattttaaaaaatgtttacatGTTTCAAAAAATATGTTTGTAACATTTTAAATATATATTTATACAAATGTAAAGAAATGTCTGCATAGTTTTATCTTTCTTATCATTCATAAAAATATTTTAGCGTGTATTTGAAATATGtttaacatgtatttgaaaaatgtgcaaaaacatgtatttgaaaaaatctTAATCATCTATTTGTATTTTTTAAATGTGTACACAAATATTTCAGGTTTGTAGAAAAAATGTATAATATGTATGGAAAAATTAAACATgaaaacatgtatttaaaaatgtgaatAATGTATTTAAATATGTTAAAGATTTATAAATCCttttgtatacaaaaaatgtacaatctATGTGGAAAAGTAGATAAAAGTATTGAAGAAAGAACAAAAATTAAAAATAATCTTGAAAAGACCATCAACAAAACACTGAAAATGGAAGACCAAAAGAATACCATTGAAAAAGAAAGGCAGGAAAAAAGGACTAGTGCTACGCATCATCCGGATGATTTGACGGAATGTTAAGTTGCCTCCAGGGCGTCAGATGCGCTCAATCACACCATCGATTCCATCCCCAGCCTGTCTCTCTGCGGCGCCTCCGGCCATAGGGTATGCTGCAACGCACCATACGTGCTCCATGCGTTTTCAGATTGCTCCGACGAGAGCTGTAGCATGCTCCAACGTCTGGTGGCACTCCACTGCATCACCAACTATGCATCTGGCGGcccgacattgctccattccaacACCGGCGATGCTCCCAGCAGTTTGAAGGCGACATCACCGGAGTTGCAGTGCCCAGTCGGCCGCTCGCTGTGGTTAGCGCCAAATCGTCGCTGACGCTTCATTGCAGCTCCAAGAGGCCATGCGCGATGCTCAATCGCAGCTCTGACGGCCATGCGTAAATGATCCCGTCACAGCACCTCCGACGCTCGATGGTGCTTCCAATGGATGCTCCATCGCAGCGTTTGTGATCATGCATCGACTATTGCAGTGGAGGATGGCGGTTGCAGCGGAGAGAAGGTGGATCGCCGTTAGGAGCTTCTCTGACGAACATGGAAAGGGAACAAGAAAAAGAATCGTGGGGAGAAGAAAGCCCGTGGAGAGGATAAGGATGGGAGGAGGTGCAGCCGGCGGGCCCCACATGGGATATGTGTCGAGCGGAGGAAGTGGTTTATAGGAGGGAGAGATCAGCCGGCTTAATTTAAGTTTTTTCTGGAAGGAAAAAACCCGAAAAAACGACAAAAGGAGCTGTGAGCCACCGATGTGAGAGACCCAGAGCTAAAAAAAACATGAAGACCACCGTATTAGTAGGCCGGCCCACCGCGGAGCGCTGTAGTGGTAGTCGGCAAGTGCTTGTTCGGCCCCCTGGCGCTCCGATTGGGCCGGATGCATCCTCCTGATCAATCGACCAATGTGATTCCAGTTCCTCTGCCCGCCGCATCCTCCCCgccatcgctgcagcctgcagcctGAGCGCCCCACTCTCAAAGTTCAATGCAGAGCGGGTGAGCAGGCGAGCTACGCGGCGCGCGGCTGCTTCGACCGAGAGGCGCGAGGCGTCCTCGTAGCCCCCGCGGATTCCTTCGTCTGTTCGAGGTAACCTCGAGGGGAGGATACCCCCAGCattcgcacgcacgcacgcacgcaggcCAGGTGTTTGTTTCTACGCCTGTGGGGGCCGAAGTATGGCCACCCATCTTTTGGCGTAGTTTTAGGATGTGTCCTCCAGAAATGCGACTCTTGCGAATCGTGAGGCGCCGTCCGTATGCAACGGGTTCGGTTTGTGACGATGCCACTGCGATGGTTTCCCGTTGTTTGACTACAGATGTTATGCACAAGGTCACTGTGCGACTGAGCCAATTGTGTCCTGCAGAAATAATGGCTTTGTATTTCTTTACAAGGTTTTTCTTGTTTTCAAAATACGGAGTAGAAGATAGATCATTCTCTACTTTATATAGTTCAAAACCCGCCCAAGCCTGGATGCCAAAGCCAAGTACAAAGCAAACTTGCAGCAACCACCGCATTCTTTACAAGATGTACAATAGCGTCTAATAGGTTTCAGCATTATTACATTTAACGACACACATTAGCTTCATCCAGTGCTCATTTTCTAGGTTCAGAACTCAGGAAACCACATAACTGGATCATGTTACAGTATTCATCACAGGACAAGTTTTTGTCTGAATGATACATGAAAAACTGTGTTTCATTGGTTTCCTAACATCTAACTGGATCATAGCAATGCTTACGAATTATTTATTGTATTCATGACAATGGCATATCTCACAAGTGTTCTTATGTTCGTTTCAGTATTTGAGATCTTATGCTTAGCATAGAGTTAAAATATGATATCTGTATAATTTCAAGTTCAATCAATTTTGTTTTCTAGAATCCCAAGTTCAATCGGTAAGCTGAACCTTTGGAATTTGAAACACTTAAGTCAGCAAGACAGCTATCCAGATCGATTCCCAAACAAATGAATTCATGTTCTTGAATCATGCCTGTCCATTGCTTAATCAGTTAATTCTATCATTGTTACAGACCAGTGTACTATTTGGCTGTCTACAAAAGATCGGACCACATATTCTGTACGCAGATGGAACATCATAGCTTTGGGATCTGCTGGATTCTTATTCTATTTTTATCTTTTTACTTCGTCTCCTCTTCCTGACCTCTTCTCAGTCTTTTTATCATATCTTATCAAGGAATCATTCTTTAGCTCCTACGCCACACATCCATTATCAGATACCTTTTCCTGTGAGATTCCCTACTTTTCAACGAGTTCACATGTTTTAGAATCCAACATCTCAAATGCTATATTTAATGACTGTTTTATTCTTATATGACATCACCATCACAAGATCCATGTTTGTTTTTAGAGAAATCACCTATTGCATTCTTTGGTGAGTGTCCGAAGATTAGGACATCGACATATCCCTCTGTTGGACTCTCAAAATTTGATCTTTGACCACAAATTTCTCATACAATACATTGCTCATAATTGCAAAATCATAATCAGAGAAAAGTTATTTTTCAATACGAATTTAACGGTCTAAATTCTGTGTGGCACAACCCATGTATTATTGGACTAACTGCTGGTTAAAGATCAATTCTGCATGATAAAAACAAATCCTATATTTATCAACAGAGGGTATGCTATTCAGTCTGACAAGATTATAAGATATTTCAATAAACCCTACTTTTTGCATTCCTAAGGGCATAGTTTGGACCTCTATTTTGATCCGTGGTCATTCCTGTGATGCAACACCTCCATTTATGCGACTGGAATTTGGTGCGCTTGAGCATAAACTTTGACTCTTTGTTTCTCCGCCCATCACATATCATGGCAGGCTGACAGGTGTAGTGAGTCATAATTCTGTCGGTCAACATAAATTCCAtttagatatagatatagattcgAAGAATGTTATGATTCTCTCCACCTTTCATAGAAAGGGAAAATAATTGAAGCAAATACCTTCCTTTGAAGACTGAAAAGAGGGTATCGAGGTAAGGGTGTCACATAATAAAGGTTCAAATTGACATTTGGGTCTAATTTTGTTTAATACCAAATTTAAATTCGTCGAGAAGAGATAGTAAAGAGGTGTATCCCACTTGGATGTGAATCCTAGCTACTAGCCTGGTGGGGGCCTTTTCCATCATCTCAAATCCACCTGTCCACACCTTGGGATGATGAGAACTCGAACCAAATCACATGAAAGATCCGCATACACACAAAACCTTTAGCATTTGCTGACATGACTTATGCATAGGCGCAGTGGTGTTCCGTACCTTCATGGGATAATCTACTTTTGAACCAGATGACCTTTTCCTTCCTCATAAATCTCTCTTGTTAAAAGCTTCCAATGTCTGCCTTTGGAGGCTTGCGGCATCTTTCTAAATGTAATAGCCAAACTGAGAACATAAGAAGGCAAGAGAAAAGCAATGCTTCTTCCAATGAATAATATTATAAGTAGTTAGTAGTTATCATTTTTATACAAAATTGCTACTGCGTCTTCATTTTATTCTTACTATCTCTGTATATTATTTGCTTAAGTTCAGTAGTAAGTGCTGGTTGACGGGCTATGGTCTGACCTTGTATGTCCAAGATTTGTGCCGAGTAAAGATTAGATGAAGCAACTTGGGGCAAGCTTAAAAAAGCCAGAAGCATCTTTTGAACTTCACTTTTCTGATACAAGTTTTGGAACAATGCAGGTCTGAGAATGTTATTCTAAATGCAATGAAGCTCAAGACGGCAAGGTAACTTAACTGCATCTTTCTACAAAACGGCACAGAATAATCAAGTTTGTGGGCAAATTTGTTAAGAATTTCAGAGACACAACAATGGCTTATAGCTTTTTAGAAGTGATGATATGTGATTTATTGTAAAATTTGGCAAGCTGTTGCACTAAAAATATTGTCAATTACTGTCATTTGCTTTTTAGTTCTTACGAACTTGGTTAGGGATATGCTCTGGTTTACGTAATTTTTCCCTCGATTCAAAAGTCATATATATTATATACTTAGGCATAGCTCTCTTTTCTGCATGAACATTTATATTTGGACTTGTTATGAAATAAGCTGGAAATTGACTGGCACTGCTTACATTATCCAGAAGCATTCTATTTTTCTTAATTATACATGCAGACCTGGTGCATGGTCTTGCTTGTTCTACCGGAAacaactattttttttttgaaacaaccgGAAACAACTATTAGATTTAGGAGCTGAGTTGTTAAATCAAATTTTGATGGGAAATTCGTATAAAGCCAGTCACAATTTCTGTTAGGAGAATATTTACATGGTACTAACATACTTAATGGGTTTACTAGTTACCAGCAATATCCGCAGACACTTAAATTTTCAACTGTGGTATAGGTTTAGTTTTTAAGGAGCATAAAGAACTTGCTGTTCCATTATCCGAGAGGACTGGTACAAAATAAAGTTCCTGTACCAATGGTTGTTTGGATCCTGTAGTAACTCCAACAAACCACCAATGAATCTCCCACGGGAACTAAACATGTGATCTCTTATAAAACAATAAGCTATCTCATGAATCCCAAATCTTTATTTTTGAACTGAAAACTGTAGGTGAGGCCCTGACAGTAATTTTTTATTGAAGGCGGCATGAAAAAACATAAAGGGGTAGTTAGAAGAAGAGGGAAGAATGTACAAAGGGAAGGGGAATATACAAAAGGGGGCTATACAAGGGAGTCAAGAATCCCAAATCTAATTATTCCACTTCATTATACACTAGATCTTGCCAATCTATTTTTATTGCATGAAACTTGTACTATTATACAGTTCCTAGCAATGAGACGACTGTACAATATGTCCAGTTCTGCCATCATATGCTCAAAGTGGATAGGTACTAGGGACAGATTTTTGTGTGTTAATTTATTAAACCACAGACCACAGTTGAATAGTACATCccatctgcatgacattcttctCTGTCCATCTGAAACCATATACCATCACCGATATAATCGAGTAGAAATATCATGGAAGAGTTAGGTGCTCTTATCCTTTTGACCTAATAATGGCTCCTTTCCCCTGTGTTACAGAAAGACAAAGAGGCATATATTGGTGTGTGTTTTCAATTAGATATTTGAATATTTTTGTTACAGTGGAAGGTCGTCGACACAAATTGTTAGTCACTAGCTTTTCCTTGTACTTGCTATATTCACTATTCAGGGCTTCTGTTCCAAATATCCTCTGCTACTAAACATCATTGTTTTAAGTGATGTTGCAAATTGTATGTAGTTTGTACAGCCAATTAATTGACTGCAAATTGGTGGAAGCACCTTTGTTCAAAACATTCCGTAAGTTTGTAACATCGACAAGGATGTTGCATGCTTCTATCCTGGCACAAATGGCCTTGTGATATTCTTTTAGGTACAACTAGTTATGGTTAGTATGCACTCTAGGCCTTCTGACCACTAGCTTTGCCTGCGCTTACCCCTCTTCTTGTGACCTTTTTGCTTCTTTGTAGAGCTGTGTGTGTAGGCTTGTTGCTTTGCTTGTCTGGTTTTGTTAGCCTAGGTTGCTTTGTATATTGTGGTTTAATTGGCCTGGTAAGTTTTTGCATCATCTCAGTGTGCTTCTTCCAATACAAAACGACACGCATGTTGATGTGAGTTTGAGAAAAAAGTTGTGGTAAGTACCAAATGCACCCTTAAAGCATGGTTTCAAGTTTCAACATAGAAAAAAGGCAAGAATAAAGGATGTCTATCAAGATTGTGGGATGAAATGAGATGACAAAGGTCTAGTCTCCCAGCAAATCTGAGTGATTTTGATTCCTCCCTACAAATTTAATACACACCAGATTAGTGTGGTGAGTCGGTGAAATTTCTCGTGGCTCCCTCCTACATAGGCTTGTCAACTCATTGCGTACTGCTAACACAAATCACCACCCACTCAATACTGGGTATTGTGTTGGCTTCCCCCTCTATATAAATAGCACATCTGCGCTCACTCTTTGTTCCACAGAAACACGAGCAGCCACAAGTAGTGTCCATTACTAGTCCCCTGACCTTTCGTGGAAAATTTCTCCCTGCTGGGGAAACAGTAAAGgggaaggagagaaagaaaaatagAGAGATAATGAGTTCATCTTGGACAGCAAAACAGAACAAGATCTTTGAGACGGCGCTAGCGACGTATGACGAGGACACGCCAGACCGCTGGCAGAAGGTGGCACGAGCAGTCGGTGATGGGAAGTCAGTCGATGAAGTGAAGAGGCACTATGAAGAGCTGCTGAAGGACCTGCATCACATTGAGTATGCAGGCGGCCGTCGCGGATCCCTCTACAACATCTCCGGCGCTAGCAGTAGCAACGGCAACTCCTGGGGCAGTGCCAATGAGGACCACAGGTAATTAAGAAGCCCGTACTCTCATACACACATAATCTCATGGTGCATCCTCTTCATATGCTCACCTGTTGTTATGCACTACTAGTCATGGGTGTATGTTCAAGAGCAGTGTTTCTGCATGCTGTCACTTGATTTTGTAGCTTTTGGTCATTTTATGATTCCTAACGTCCCACACCTAGATTATCTTTTTCCCTCTAGTTTGCAGCATGCCTTTTATAGTTTGTTCCTCCTATTCTGTTCTTCCGGCTTGTGTTTAAGTGTCTGGGTGTGCCTTGATTATCTGTATCTTGGGCTATCTGAAATGTAAGTCAAATCCATTGTCCTTGGATTTTGCTGGAATTGACTTACTGCACTTTTGCCATAACTTATGTGATTAGTTTGACAATTACATTCTTCCCGAAGTGTGGAATTTGACTAGCTCTGCAGATTGCATTTTTCTGAACTTAGCTATATAACTGCTGGTCTGCTGCCCTGTTCCATTTCCACCTTGTGATAATTAAGCATGTGATCCTTGTTTGTTGTTTATAAGGAGTACTCCAAGTTCCAACTAGTAAATAGTAATACACTTTTGTGCTCTTTCTTCATGTTTTGTGCACTCTGTTGACTGAGACTCCATTTGGCAAGACAAGTCAACTCCCTTTTATCTGCCAACAATGCGCAAATTCAACTAAATGGAAGATACAGCAGAATAAACAGAAGTATGCTGAAATTTCAAACTCCAGGCAGcctcactttttttgttttttgtgaacAACCTCACCTGTCCGTGATGATGATCTGCCGGCAAAATACTAGTGGATAACTATGGCCACAAGGACACTATCTGATCCAGTTTAGTGTCGAATTAAATTGTGAGTACAGTGGGAAAGATATGGATAAACACCCGTAATCATAGTAGTTACTAATCTCTAAACTGGGCGGTGAAGCAGGTCAATCTGTTTACGGGAATGAAAATTCTTTAGCATTAGTATgtttgtgctgctgctgctgctactcagtgtgctttgaaaatccaacaatcaaattattatgcttgtgagagaaatagtgATGGTGTTCCTCTTGGGAGGTTGCTCTGCATATTCCTCTGCAAAGAGGGAAAGGCCTCGTTCCTACTACTCCCTGCACAGTGGTATCAACCATGCATATTTTCCTAAAGTTTGCAAGGGAAATCATTACAAACCCCACTACCTTTAAGCTGTTTGCCTTTATGATGAATAAATCACTTTCAGAACAGTGTACATTTTGTTCCCCCTCCTTTAATTTATTCGAAGGGATAACGGTGTGATGTTGTGGTTTCTTTGTTCCAGGAGAAGGTACCTCAATCCTCAGTGAACGCGATCTTGGAGGAGCTGATCCGAAGCCTATTGCAGTGGCGCTCTTACCAGCAAAACCGAAACATAACCGAGTCCCCCTGAGATTACGTTTACTATATATTTTTTGAGCTAATGTGCTCTTGCGTTGTATGTGTGTGTTGTCATAGGTAGTAGAATTGCTACCAAAAGAAGATGGGTACTAGACTTGTGTAGTGGTTTGATGAAAAACTTCTAGCTGAGGTCGGGAGCGTGCACTCCCGGCTTAAAATAAAAAGGGATCAACACTGTTAAAATTCTTGAAAAAAAGTAGACATATACTTGAAGTATTGCAGCATGTCTCTGCCAAGTTTGGTGCAAAAAGGATTTACATGTCTGATTTGGCATGTCACCTGATGAAAAAAACAGTTTTCGTCTATGTGCTTTAAGCAGATTTTCGACGTTTTCTCCTTCCTTTGCTGAGTGCTATCATGATAAAGTAGTAGGGCAGAACAAAAGGGTACCAAACTCGGACCACCAAATTCAGGTCCAGATACCCAACAGTCATACGATAATGAACATTGGCCATCTTGGACAGGTGACCAAAGCTTGGGCTGTGCGGGGTGGTCCACTGGAAGCAGTTGCAGAGATCTGCATGATCCTTCACTATCCAGTCTAGTTCTCCAAAGTGAATGGCCATGTCACTACTGTTGATCAGGTAGAGAGCTTTGCCAAGTGGCCCCGCGCTTCGACGGACGATGATCGGCGCCCGCCGGAGTCGTAGCAGCAAAGGAAGGAAACTATGGTGTGATCGGCCATATCCGCAGGTACAGTTTTTGGCGGGTGATCGGGCTCCACGGTTTGTAGCTAGATAGAGTGAGACTGTAGCCTGCCGACTGTGGGTGGATAGAGCCATAGAGATAGAGGTGTTGGTATGGTTGAACGGGTCCCGCGGAAATCTGTATATGAATCAGTAGATCTTGGTGCACCCAGTTTACACTTTACACTCATCGCGTCCATGATTGATGGGGGACAATAGAGACGCTTATCTTAGGGATGATCATTATTATTTTTCGACAAATGGTGGATTTTTTTACTCAAAATGaggcatcaagaggatacaaacacaatgaacATACATCTAGCTTCTGCATAGCACCACTTTTCCCCGATCCCATCAACTACATGCGCAACAGCGCAAGGGTAGAAATTCCACTGTCCCCGCTGCACAACCATACCTTCTACGTTAGGCCGCCGTCCATAGATTGCATCTCACCGCACTAGGCAAACTGAACGAAGTGAGAGCCGCCAAAACCCACAAAAAAGCCTTCTGGCAACATCCCACAACCTCGCCAGATCGAGCCACAGGCAGCAACCACGGGATCTGGGAGGCAAAAGATCCTCCCAGCCACATGCAACAATCGACACAACCATTGCCACCGGGGGAACCACCGCCAGCTACTAACATCACCGAAGCGCGCATGACTCTAGTCATTTGATCATGCGCACATCAGTCATGTCGCGGGCTGGCAGCATCGCGCTGCCCCATGGCGGCCACTGGATGTGGAGGTAGAGCGCCAGCTCACCGGAGTTGGCTGAGCCGCGTCCACCGACAATGATCGGCCATCATACCAGTAACCGCTCGTGCCGCACCCAGGACGATGACACCCCCGCACTAGCACACTCGCATCCTCAACTACCCGTCGCCGATCTTCGTGCCGAGCAGCAAGGCTGGTGCACGAACGCCCACGCCCCTAGCCGCCACCACAACCCCGCTTAAGGACAAGCTGCACCGAGCGCCAGCACCGTTAAAAGATCCATCGTTTGCCATATAAGGTGGCGGTGGGGCACTCCGCTagtccatagaagatttcgaacacaaggatcgtgtccggctctgcaaaacaaattccacataccaccatagagagtacaatattccacaaatctaatctgctgacaactttttatagcatgacatcacaccacggtccggtcattattcgaaccgtttttcacaaccagctactgcacgtaatgcgaggcggtttccttgacacgtcttgtcgaagcagagatcatgtccccttatcacgggattctcatcaatacgggtatgggtaacccaaccgcgccatcaatcgtggcgcttgggaaataagcgattttaacgggcaagtggggaggcgcacagtttctaccgcctttataaagagatagggattcttctctttcacccacgccttcttccttcttcgctcatccattctcgcacgctcaagctccagcgccccagttctcaccttctccgtacagccaaacatgtctggagcaggaggcaagtggatggcctcctccatcacggaggaggacattacgaagcttcgggccggttggatacttggccgcagacatcgcgcaccggctcccggacgcagggcagatcattccgactccgagaccccacgagagggttgtgctcctcgcccactttgtccgcggactgggattccccctccacccatttgtccgcgggttcatgttctattatgggctggattttcatgatctggcccccaacttcatcctcaacatctcggcgtttatcgtcgtgtgcgaggctttcctccgcatcaggccccattttggcctgtggctgaagatcttcaacgtgaagccaaagattGTGCTTggtcagcaggcggagtgcggaggcgccatggtgggcaagatgcccagcgtcacctggctcgaaggctcctacgtggagcccgtgaaggggtggcaattggggtggttctacatcatcgagcggcgcgacgccaactgggtggcggcccccgaattccaatacgacatccccatgcggctcacctcttggaagaagaagggcctagcctgggcgcgtccgcggagctgaccggactccagaactgcgtcaaaaatatgataaccaagaagatcaagcttgtcaacatggtccaggtcatgctgtttcgccggattctcccgtgtcaaagacgggcattcaacctgtgggagttcgacgcgacccaacaccagacactgcaagagctcttcgacacgacgcacaaagacgcctggaaggtgttgttcaaggccagcaaagttcctcctcccaccaccgaggaccgcggactcagcgccaagCGCCATGCCAACTCGGCAAGCACTCTACATTtcgcaagatgtgcctttcctcagtatATTCATGGGAGGAACTTAAGCCACCGTACTGATTTAATAGGAGTATGTGGCaacggcggagcggatcgactgtccggctccgttgcctgaagatccagcaaccgctctcctgacggagatgctggttccggcgccctatgaggtgccggagaagaagaccaagaggaaggccacggggaccaggaaaagtctccggcgcaaggtggtgtcggactcatcgtccgaagacaccgaggcgcactcctccaatgacaatgaggaggaggaggaggaaaaccctctcc
Above is a window of Triticum aestivum cultivar Chinese Spring chromosome 6B, IWGSC CS RefSeq v2.1, whole genome shotgun sequence DNA encoding:
- the LOC123137928 gene encoding protein RADIALIS-like 4, whose amino-acid sequence is MSSSWTAKQNKIFETALATYDEDTPDRWQKVARAVGDGKSVDEVKRHYEELLKDLHHIEYAGGRRGSLYNISGASSSNGNSWGSANEDHRRRYLNPQ